One segment of Acidobacteriota bacterium DNA contains the following:
- the queF gene encoding NADPH-dependent 7-cyano-7-deazaguanine reductase QueF: MPKRNRYTPEHASAGLDHAFPEIETWPNQFPGYEIVIDDPEFTSVCPKTSLPDFGKIEIRYVPNRVCLELKSLKEYLQSYRNLGIFQENVVNQILNDVVKWAKPVWAEVTGDFRPRGGISTVVVARWPRKKGQR; the protein is encoded by the coding sequence ATGCCGAAACGTAACCGCTATACCCCAGAGCATGCCAGCGCCGGGCTGGATCATGCGTTCCCCGAAATCGAAACCTGGCCCAACCAGTTTCCCGGATACGAAATCGTCATCGACGACCCCGAGTTCACCTCCGTATGTCCAAAAACCAGTCTGCCCGACTTCGGGAAAATTGAAATCCGCTACGTGCCCAACCGCGTTTGCCTGGAACTGAAGTCGCTCAAGGAATATCTGCAGTCCTACCGAAATCTCGGAATTTTCCAGGAGAACGTCGTCAACCAGATCCTGAACGACGTCGTGAAGTGGGCCAAACCAGTCTGGGCAGAAGTGACCGGAGACTTTCGTCCGCGCGGCGGGATTTCAACAGTCGTGGTGGCAAGGTGGCCGCGCAAGAAAGGTCAGAGGTGA
- a CDS encoding efflux RND transporter periplasmic adaptor subunit → MPLNGNSSARPPRRWWVTGLAILAAVVLLAAFVTHKDDSIPVRTAHVERGQIRSLISTNGKIEPVLNFEAHSPLTTTVKRVLVKEGDSVKKGQLLVTLDDADARTQAARAQTQLKAALAEINSTQRGGNQEEVLNLNAQLAKARADRDAAQRNLDALQRLQQQGSASAGEVRAAQNGLAQADAQVNLLQQKQTGRYSSPEIARVEAQRSEALAAYEAAQDILAKSNVRAPFDGAVYSLPVRQGVFVNSGDLLLQLSDLSKVQVRAFVDEPDVGKLAPGNPIEITWDAIPGRIWQATVNSVPSTVKLRGSRNVGETISIVDNKDMKLLPNINVGVTIVNAQRENVLVVPREAVRMDDSKPYVLQVVGRQLKRQDVETSISNLTQVEIVRGIALNDVVAISSSNGKTIGDGTQVKY, encoded by the coding sequence ATGCCATTGAATGGAAACAGTTCCGCACGCCCGCCGCGCCGATGGTGGGTGACCGGCCTAGCGATTCTGGCAGCAGTCGTCCTGCTGGCTGCCTTTGTGACTCACAAGGATGACTCGATTCCCGTCCGCACGGCCCATGTGGAGCGTGGACAGATTCGCAGTTTGATTTCGACCAACGGAAAGATCGAGCCGGTTCTGAATTTCGAGGCGCACTCTCCGCTGACCACCACCGTGAAACGCGTCCTGGTTAAAGAAGGCGACTCGGTGAAGAAGGGGCAGTTGCTGGTCACGCTCGATGACGCGGATGCACGCACGCAGGCGGCGCGAGCGCAGACACAGCTCAAAGCTGCGCTGGCAGAAATCAACAGCACGCAACGCGGTGGCAACCAGGAAGAAGTTCTCAATCTCAATGCGCAGTTGGCAAAAGCGCGGGCGGACCGCGATGCTGCGCAGCGCAACCTGGACGCTTTGCAGAGACTGCAGCAGCAAGGATCGGCGTCGGCCGGAGAAGTACGCGCCGCTCAAAATGGTCTGGCGCAGGCGGATGCACAGGTGAATCTGCTGCAACAAAAGCAGACGGGCCGCTATTCTTCGCCGGAAATCGCCCGGGTGGAAGCGCAACGCAGTGAGGCGCTGGCGGCATACGAAGCTGCGCAGGATATTTTGGCGAAGTCGAATGTGCGCGCTCCGTTCGATGGGGCCGTGTACTCGTTGCCGGTCCGGCAAGGCGTATTCGTCAACAGCGGCGATCTGCTTCTGCAATTGTCCGATCTCAGCAAGGTACAGGTTCGCGCATTTGTGGACGAGCCTGACGTGGGGAAACTGGCTCCGGGCAATCCGATTGAAATCACATGGGACGCCATCCCGGGACGAATCTGGCAAGCCACGGTCAATTCGGTACCGTCCACGGTAAAGCTGCGCGGATCCCGCAACGTGGGGGAGACGATCAGCATCGTAGATAACAAGGACATGAAACTGCTGCCCAACATCAACGTCGGGGTCACGATTGTGAACGCGCAACGTGAGAACGTGCTGGTGGTGCCGCGTGAAGCGGTCCGCATGGATGACAGCAAGCCGTACGTCCTGCAGGTGGTCGGGCGGCAACTGAAGCGGCAGGATGTGGAAACGTCGATCTCCAATCTCACGCAAGTCGAAATTGTCCGCGGGATCGCGCTGAACGATGTGGTCGCGATCAGTTCGTCGAACGGCAAGACGATCGGCGACGGGACACAGGTCAAGTACTGA
- a CDS encoding tetratricopeptide repeat protein: MIKRTFLAVLLSFSLSLPLAATDAPNSLLTAGRVDEAIDSLNTRIASNPRDAEAINQLCRAYFQYGDWDRAESRCKKAVEMQPDNSSFHRWLGRVYGEKASRATLPIGLALKTRDEFQRAAQLDPGDANAGVDVAEYYLEAPGMMGGGKDKAREQAKIIGKVSPAQEHWVYARLAEKEKDFAAAESEYRKMVEVGGGGGGAEAWLNLAFFYRNQKRYPDMEQAFVKMNQAPMPAREVLFEAANSLFRTGRAFTFAIELLKRYFADGPVEEAPAFKAHYLLGQLLEKQGDKAGAASEYRAALAMARNYEPARESLKRVAP; encoded by the coding sequence ATGATCAAGCGGACTTTCCTGGCAGTGCTCCTTTCATTTTCTCTTTCCCTGCCCTTGGCGGCCACGGATGCACCCAACTCCCTTCTGACGGCGGGACGGGTTGACGAAGCCATTGATTCGTTAAATACGCGGATCGCTTCTAACCCGCGTGACGCGGAAGCCATCAATCAACTCTGCCGCGCGTACTTCCAGTACGGAGATTGGGATCGCGCTGAATCCCGCTGTAAGAAAGCGGTCGAAATGCAGCCTGATAATTCCAGTTTCCATCGCTGGCTGGGACGCGTGTATGGAGAGAAAGCTTCTCGAGCCACGTTGCCGATCGGCCTGGCGTTGAAGACGCGCGACGAATTTCAGCGGGCGGCGCAACTCGACCCGGGCGACGCAAATGCGGGAGTCGATGTTGCGGAGTATTACCTGGAAGCTCCCGGCATGATGGGTGGCGGCAAAGACAAAGCGCGTGAACAGGCCAAGATCATCGGGAAAGTAAGTCCGGCACAAGAGCACTGGGTTTATGCGCGACTGGCGGAAAAGGAAAAAGACTTCGCCGCTGCTGAAAGTGAATATCGCAAGATGGTGGAAGTAGGCGGGGGCGGGGGCGGCGCCGAGGCCTGGTTGAATTTGGCGTTTTTTTATCGTAATCAGAAACGCTATCCGGACATGGAGCAGGCATTCGTCAAGATGAACCAGGCTCCGATGCCGGCCCGGGAAGTGTTGTTTGAAGCAGCCAATTCTCTGTTCCGCACGGGCCGCGCATTTACGTTCGCGATTGAATTGCTGAAGCGGTATTTTGCGGATGGTCCGGTCGAAGAGGCGCCCGCGTTCAAGGCCCACTATCTGCTCGGGCAGTTATTGGAGAAGCAGGGCGACAAGGCGGGAGCGGCGAGTGAATATCGTGCTGCTCTGGCGATGGCGCGCAACTACGAACCGGCGCGAGAGTCGCTGAAACGAGTCGCTCCGTGA
- a CDS encoding TolC family protein has protein sequence MRLRLNQFVLPLMLPVVLSAMSAVGHAETIPLERAIQLALAHSTTSAVAKADVQRAFAAFREVRNSYVPQATLGSGLGYSYGFPLTLEGSAPALINVVAQSTVFNPSQWQFQKAAKTEWMASQLLDKDQRNAVIQDVTLSYAELAKWESRIARLHDDQAEAAKLEKAVSQRLQEGVDSAVDLNRAKLMAARARLRIAEARGSADVLRQHLSGLTGLPAASIEVAQDTIPALPAISSEDDLAAKAVASSPSIQSADQHAIAEAFRASGEHRALLPSVDFAAQYARLSRYNNYDDYYKKFQPDNVTFGLSLRFPLFNASQRARAQGADAEALKAKKQAEATRNQVSEETLKLQRTVEQLAAAREVAELEYQLAQSGLDAAQTRLDAGTGALRDVVDARGQASERYLLFQDSDFEYQRARVSLLRVTGELEKWALQNPSK, from the coding sequence ATGAGACTTCGACTCAACCAGTTCGTCCTGCCGCTGATGCTGCCGGTAGTCCTATCGGCGATGAGTGCCGTGGGGCACGCTGAGACAATCCCTCTGGAGCGCGCGATTCAACTTGCGTTGGCTCACAGCACGACTTCGGCAGTAGCGAAGGCCGATGTTCAGCGGGCCTTCGCCGCATTCCGCGAAGTTCGCAACTCCTATGTCCCGCAGGCAACGCTCGGTTCGGGGCTGGGATACTCGTATGGATTTCCGTTGACGCTGGAAGGCTCCGCGCCTGCCCTCATCAATGTGGTGGCGCAAAGTACGGTATTCAATCCCTCGCAATGGCAATTCCAGAAAGCCGCGAAAACGGAATGGATGGCTTCCCAGCTTCTGGACAAAGACCAACGCAACGCCGTGATTCAGGACGTCACGCTCAGTTACGCGGAGCTGGCGAAGTGGGAATCGCGGATCGCACGATTGCACGACGATCAGGCGGAAGCAGCGAAATTGGAGAAAGCGGTAAGCCAGCGTTTGCAGGAAGGCGTCGACAGCGCGGTCGATCTAAACCGGGCGAAACTGATGGCGGCGCGGGCCCGCCTGCGCATTGCGGAAGCACGCGGGTCAGCAGATGTACTGCGACAACATTTGTCGGGACTGACAGGTTTGCCGGCGGCTTCGATCGAGGTCGCGCAGGATACGATTCCGGCGCTGCCTGCGATCAGTTCTGAAGACGATCTTGCTGCGAAGGCGGTCGCATCCAGTCCGTCCATTCAGTCTGCCGATCAACATGCGATCGCGGAGGCGTTCCGGGCATCTGGCGAGCACCGCGCGCTGTTGCCTTCGGTTGATTTCGCGGCGCAGTATGCGCGCCTGTCGCGTTACAACAACTATGACGATTACTACAAGAAGTTCCAGCCAGACAACGTAACCTTCGGCCTCTCGCTACGATTCCCGTTGTTCAACGCATCACAGCGGGCACGCGCACAAGGGGCCGATGCCGAGGCTTTGAAAGCTAAGAAGCAGGCGGAGGCGACGCGCAACCAGGTTTCCGAAGAGACTTTGAAGCTGCAGCGGACAGTCGAGCAACTTGCGGCTGCGCGAGAAGTGGCGGAACTGGAGTACCAACTGGCGCAATCCGGGCTGGATGCTGCGCAGACGCGACTCGACGCGGGCACTGGCGCGCTTCGGGATGTCGTGGACGCTCGCGGACAGGCGAGCGAGCGGTATCTGCTTTTCCAGGACTCCGATTTTGAATATCAGCGGGCGCGCGTGAGCCTGCTCCGTGTGACCGGAGAGCTCGAAAAATGGGCGCTCCAGAATCCGTCGAAGTGA
- the hpnJ gene encoding hopanoid biosynthesis associated radical SAM protein HpnJ, translating to MPLKTLFLNPPSFENFDGGAGSRWPATREIESYWYPVWLAYPTGMLEGARLLDAPPHHVTAEETIRICRDYELLVLFTSTPGFPGDIRLSEAIKDANPHIKVAFVGPHVSVLPEKVLQEHKVVDVVCRKEFDHTIVEYANGKPMEEILGLSYRKNGSVVHNPDRPQIENLDALPHVTDVYKRDLDVRRYNVPFLLNPFVALYTTRGCPAQCTFCLWPQTLMGHPWRKRSTDDVAREMAKAKEYWPYVKEFFFDDDTFNIQKARTIELCAKLKPLGLTWSCTSRVTTDYETLKAMKDAGCRLLIVGFESGDPQILKNIKKGATVERARQFTKDCHKLGLVIHGDFILGLPGETRETIRTTINFAKELDVETIQVSVAHAYPGTELHEYAMKNGFLTQESKMVDDAGHQMVQVEYPGLPGAEVMEMVHKFYDEYYFRPKAAYRILRKAIFSNSERKRLYKEAKSFMKLRSQRNKWAKENHKEESPAVEPAKA from the coding sequence ATGCCCCTAAAGACACTGTTTCTGAATCCGCCGTCGTTTGAAAACTTTGATGGAGGCGCAGGATCGCGCTGGCCGGCCACACGAGAAATCGAGTCCTACTGGTATCCGGTATGGCTCGCCTATCCCACCGGCATGCTCGAAGGGGCGCGCCTGCTGGACGCTCCGCCACACCACGTGACTGCGGAAGAGACGATTCGCATCTGCCGTGACTATGAGTTGCTGGTGCTGTTCACGAGCACTCCGGGATTCCCCGGCGATATCCGGCTATCGGAAGCGATCAAAGACGCGAACCCGCACATCAAGGTAGCGTTCGTGGGACCGCACGTCAGCGTCCTGCCCGAAAAGGTGTTGCAGGAGCACAAGGTCGTCGATGTCGTTTGCCGCAAGGAATTCGATCACACGATCGTCGAATACGCGAATGGCAAGCCGATGGAAGAGATTCTTGGCTTGTCATACCGCAAGAACGGCAGCGTCGTGCACAATCCCGACCGTCCGCAGATCGAAAATCTGGACGCACTCCCGCACGTCACCGACGTTTACAAGCGCGATCTGGATGTGCGCCGCTACAACGTGCCGTTCCTGCTGAATCCGTTTGTCGCACTGTATACGACGCGTGGATGCCCGGCGCAATGCACGTTCTGCTTGTGGCCGCAGACGCTTATGGGACATCCGTGGCGCAAGCGTTCGACCGATGACGTGGCGCGCGAAATGGCCAAGGCGAAGGAATACTGGCCTTACGTAAAAGAATTCTTCTTCGACGACGATACTTTCAACATTCAGAAGGCACGCACGATTGAACTGTGCGCGAAGCTGAAACCGCTGGGCTTGACGTGGTCCTGCACATCGCGGGTGACCACGGACTACGAAACTCTGAAGGCAATGAAGGACGCGGGATGCCGCCTGCTGATCGTTGGATTCGAGTCAGGTGATCCGCAGATCCTGAAGAACATCAAGAAGGGCGCAACTGTCGAGCGCGCCCGCCAGTTCACCAAGGACTGCCACAAACTCGGCCTGGTCATCCACGGCGATTTCATTCTTGGATTGCCCGGCGAAACGCGCGAGACGATCCGCACGACCATCAATTTCGCAAAAGAACTGGACGTGGAGACGATTCAGGTTTCGGTGGCGCATGCTTATCCCGGAACCGAACTGCACGAATACGCGATGAAGAATGGCTTCCTTACGCAGGAAAGCAAGATGGTCGACGATGCCGGACACCAGATGGTGCAGGTGGAATATCCGGGACTGCCGGGCGCCGAAGTGATGGAAATGGTCCACAAGTTTTACGACGAATACTATTTCCGTCCGAAGGCGGCGTACCGCATTCTGCGCAAAGCGATCTTCAGTAATTCGGAGCGCAAGCGCCTGTACAAAGAAGCGAAGTCGTTCATGAAGTTGCGTTCACAGCGCAACAAATGGGCGAAAGAGAATCACAAGGAAGAGTCTCCGGCGGTTGAACCGGCGAAGGCTTAG
- a CDS encoding EamA family transporter produces the protein MTFRKYLVLAGVAAFSSAGDSLLARGMKDIGGISLHHPSSLILAILNPWVACGILLLLAFFASYTSALSWADLTYVLPATSLGYVLVALVGKFAFHETISPARWLGIALITAGVGFVAAGPSVTTHKHEKVAADIASQEAQS, from the coding sequence GTGACTTTTCGAAAATACCTCGTCCTCGCAGGAGTCGCAGCTTTCAGTTCGGCTGGCGATTCCCTCTTGGCACGCGGGATGAAAGACATCGGCGGCATTTCGCTGCATCATCCTTCGAGCCTCATCCTGGCCATTCTGAATCCGTGGGTGGCTTGCGGGATCCTGCTGCTGCTGGCATTTTTCGCTTCCTACACGTCGGCTCTCTCCTGGGCGGATCTCACCTACGTACTCCCTGCAACATCGCTCGGGTATGTTCTCGTAGCGCTGGTGGGCAAATTTGCATTCCATGAAACGATCTCGCCGGCGCGCTGGCTGGGCATTGCGCTGATTACGGCGGGCGTCGGCTTTGTGGCGGCTGGGCCGTCCGTTACAACTCATAAGCATGAGAAAGTTGCCGCCGACATTGCCTCGCAGGAGGCGCAATCGTGA
- a CDS encoding PilZ domain-containing protein — MADRRQNPRVRCGGSAKIVSLPSEGMAVPGRVLDLSLGGCGIETVFPVPSGTRAEILLRVNAASLRVIGEVQAPRGPRGVGVEFLLLSSYGKDMLADLIRELARQQAVAAIAHTARHQPELKAIRTRPLLLAESHFTAGGLVTLVEAGTKLPLIEQPANQHRTIDAVETGATQDSRILRVEELDLFI, encoded by the coding sequence ATGGCCGATCGGCGCCAGAACCCCCGCGTCCGCTGCGGAGGCTCGGCGAAGATTGTCAGCTTGCCGTCCGAGGGAATGGCGGTTCCGGGAAGGGTGCTGGATCTGAGCCTGGGTGGCTGCGGCATCGAAACTGTATTTCCGGTACCGAGCGGGACGCGTGCCGAAATTCTCTTGCGTGTGAATGCCGCTTCACTTCGCGTGATCGGGGAAGTGCAAGCCCCTCGCGGTCCGCGCGGGGTCGGTGTCGAGTTTCTCTTACTCAGTTCGTACGGAAAAGATATGCTGGCGGATCTAATTCGCGAGCTGGCACGACAACAAGCTGTCGCTGCGATTGCGCACACCGCTCGCCATCAGCCTGAACTCAAAGCCATTCGAACTCGGCCGCTACTCCTCGCGGAAAGTCACTTCACGGCAGGAGGCCTGGTGACGTTGGTGGAGGCGGGAACGAAGCTTCCGTTGATCGAGCAACCGGCGAATCAGCATCGGACGATCGACGCGGTTGAAACCGGGGCAACCCAGGATTCCCGAATCCTGCGCGTGGAAGAACTCGACCTGTTTATTTAG
- a CDS encoding FAD-dependent oxidoreductase, with the protein MTSSPNQGSTVAIAGGGLAGLAAGCALSAAGFRVTLFERRPYLGGRASSYQHPGTSEVVDNCQHVLLGCCTNLIDLYRRTGVEDKIRWYDNLTFLEPGGRASVIRPSALPAPLHAGLSFLRADCLNLADKFAIGRAMAALAPATPADRGETFLSWLKRHGQTEQAIERFWKTILISALNEDLDQVSVPYAAQVIRESFLKSAAAGRMGVPVVPLTELYSAAGDVIRSRGGDVQFRAGVESFRAQPSDVTVVVNGQEQKFDYLVLAVSFDVLAKMLPDSPVAAPLAELLSHFTTSPITGIHLWFDRQISDLDHAVLLDRTIQWMFHKSRLIEARESQNANGSYVELVVSNSRSLIEKSRGEIVDLAVRELGEFFPAARDAKLLKSTVIKEVHATYSPRPGVDQYRPAPQTAWPRVFLAGDFVATGWPATMEGAVRSGYLAAESVARVSGSQDAKFLVPNLAGTGFMRSAK; encoded by the coding sequence ATGACTTCCTCTCCGAATCAGGGTTCGACCGTTGCCATTGCAGGCGGAGGTCTGGCTGGACTGGCCGCTGGATGCGCTCTTTCGGCTGCCGGCTTTCGCGTGACGTTGTTCGAGCGCCGTCCCTACTTGGGCGGCCGCGCTTCTTCCTATCAGCACCCCGGGACAAGCGAAGTAGTCGACAACTGCCAGCACGTTCTGCTTGGATGCTGCACCAATCTGATCGACCTCTATCGCCGCACCGGAGTCGAAGACAAAATTCGCTGGTATGACAACCTGACTTTCCTCGAGCCGGGCGGTCGCGCCTCTGTGATTCGGCCTTCCGCTCTGCCCGCGCCGCTTCATGCTGGACTGTCTTTTCTGCGCGCCGATTGTCTGAACCTGGCCGACAAGTTCGCTATCGGACGCGCCATGGCCGCGCTTGCTCCTGCTACGCCCGCCGACCGCGGCGAAACATTTCTCTCCTGGCTCAAGCGCCATGGGCAAACCGAACAGGCGATCGAGCGTTTCTGGAAGACAATCCTGATCAGCGCCCTCAATGAAGACCTCGATCAGGTTTCCGTTCCGTATGCCGCACAAGTCATTCGCGAATCGTTCCTGAAGTCCGCTGCCGCCGGACGCATGGGTGTCCCGGTTGTGCCGCTCACCGAGTTGTATAGCGCTGCGGGCGACGTGATCCGATCCCGTGGCGGAGACGTGCAGTTCCGGGCCGGAGTGGAATCGTTCCGGGCGCAACCTTCCGACGTGACCGTCGTCGTCAACGGACAAGAACAGAAATTTGATTATCTGGTGCTGGCCGTTTCGTTCGATGTGTTGGCCAAGATGTTGCCGGACTCTCCGGTTGCCGCTCCGCTGGCTGAGCTACTGAGCCACTTCACGACCTCGCCCATAACCGGAATTCATCTCTGGTTCGACCGCCAGATCAGCGACCTTGATCACGCGGTGTTGCTCGATCGAACGATCCAGTGGATGTTTCACAAGTCTCGCCTGATTGAAGCCCGGGAAAGTCAGAACGCCAATGGCAGCTATGTCGAACTCGTGGTCAGCAATTCCCGAAGCCTGATCGAGAAGTCGCGCGGAGAGATTGTCGATCTGGCGGTCCGTGAATTGGGAGAATTCTTTCCTGCAGCTCGTGACGCCAAGTTGCTGAAGTCCACAGTGATCAAGGAAGTGCACGCAACCTATTCGCCTCGCCCCGGTGTCGACCAATATCGGCCGGCTCCGCAAACCGCATGGCCGAGAGTATTTCTGGCTGGCGATTTTGTCGCGACCGGATGGCCTGCCACCATGGAAGGAGCCGTTCGCAGCGGGTACCTGGCCGCCGAATCCGTAGCCCGCGTTTCCGGCTCCCAGGACGCGAAGTTTCTTGTTCCGAACCTTGCTGGAACCGGCTTTATGCGCTCCGCCAAATAA
- a CDS encoding phytoene/squalene synthase family protein produces MSTAVGNAPVQFAPTASQLDVAYSVCRHIARSAAKNFYYGFAVLPRPKRNSLSAVYVFMRRCDDITDDNTLSFNERRNKLAEWLDSVHRALAGYPTDDALLLALADTQRRYQIPIGLLDQLAYGTAVDVEQEPLPDGQGAVLAPRYRTFEELRQYCYGVASVVGLVCIRIFGYRDPAAEKLAEQCGLAFQLTNIIRDVKEDAGMGRLYFPEEDLAEFGLSAADFTTPDTARIRPLLAKEADRAREGYRAGEELIPMVNEDSQPALWVLITIYRRLLEKIALRQYDVFSERIALKTREKLTILGKGYVKRLL; encoded by the coding sequence ATGAGCACCGCCGTGGGGAATGCGCCCGTGCAATTCGCGCCAACTGCGTCGCAGCTCGACGTTGCTTATTCGGTATGTCGGCATATTGCCCGCTCGGCGGCCAAGAATTTCTACTACGGTTTTGCCGTCCTGCCTCGCCCCAAGCGCAATTCGCTGAGCGCAGTCTATGTCTTCATGCGGCGCTGCGATGACATCACAGACGACAACACGCTCAGCTTCAACGAGCGTCGAAACAAACTCGCAGAGTGGCTGGATTCAGTCCATCGCGCTCTCGCGGGCTATCCGACCGACGATGCTTTGCTCCTTGCACTAGCCGACACCCAGCGCCGCTACCAGATTCCGATCGGCCTGCTCGATCAACTCGCCTACGGCACGGCCGTAGACGTCGAACAGGAACCACTACCCGATGGGCAGGGCGCCGTCCTCGCTCCCCGCTACCGAACCTTCGAAGAATTGCGTCAGTACTGCTATGGCGTTGCGTCCGTCGTGGGATTAGTCTGCATCCGGATCTTCGGCTATCGCGATCCGGCCGCGGAGAAACTCGCCGAGCAATGCGGCCTCGCTTTTCAGCTCACCAACATTATTCGCGACGTGAAAGAAGATGCCGGCATGGGCCGCCTGTACTTTCCAGAGGAAGACCTCGCGGAATTTGGCCTGTCTGCCGCCGACTTCACAACTCCCGACACTGCCCGCATTCGCCCTTTGCTCGCGAAGGAAGCTGATCGCGCGCGTGAAGGCTATCGGGCCGGTGAAGAGTTGATCCCCATGGTGAACGAGGACAGCCAGCCCGCGCTCTGGGTGCTCATCACGATCTACCGGCGGCTGCTCGAAAAGATTGCGCTGCGCCAATACGACGTCTTCTCCGAACGCATTGCCTTGAAAACGCGTGAAAAGCTCACCATCCTCGGCAAAGGATACGTGAAGCGCCTGCTGTGA
- the hpnC gene encoding squalene synthase HpnC: MTSTAHLATGPASTAWSTLPPEYAIPGVAPSLTESREYCRRLARSHYENFSVASWFLPARLRQDFFNVYAYCRISDDLGDETGDTAASLQLLDEWEAELNACYEGHPHHPVFVALSETVRKFEIPKHEFADLLTAFRQDQTVTRYATFQDLLGYCRNSANPVGHLVLYLGGYRDPERQQLSDYTCTALQLANFWQDVSVDYLKNRIYLPLEDLRRFGVREEEIRDGHNSSTFREMMRFEVGRAREWFAQGLPLPSKISRDLALDIELFSRGGLEILNAIERQDYAVLGRRPAISKTRKVALVLRAALGKVL; encoded by the coding sequence ATGACCAGCACCGCCCATCTCGCGACCGGTCCCGCTTCTACAGCCTGGAGCACGCTTCCGCCCGAATACGCGATCCCGGGAGTTGCCCCGTCGCTCACGGAATCGCGCGAGTATTGCCGCCGCCTCGCGAGGTCGCACTACGAAAATTTTTCGGTCGCCAGTTGGTTCCTGCCAGCACGCCTGCGTCAGGATTTCTTCAATGTGTATGCCTATTGCCGGATCTCGGATGACCTCGGCGATGAGACAGGCGACACCGCCGCCTCCCTCCAACTTCTGGACGAATGGGAAGCCGAACTGAACGCCTGCTACGAGGGCCATCCGCACCATCCGGTATTCGTCGCGCTCTCTGAAACGGTCCGGAAGTTCGAGATTCCGAAGCACGAGTTTGCCGACCTCCTGACTGCCTTTCGCCAGGACCAGACCGTAACCCGCTACGCAACGTTTCAGGACTTGCTCGGCTATTGCCGCAACTCCGCGAATCCGGTCGGACATCTGGTTCTCTACCTCGGTGGATATCGCGATCCCGAGCGCCAGCAGTTATCCGATTACACCTGCACGGCACTGCAGCTCGCGAACTTCTGGCAGGATGTTAGCGTCGACTACCTGAAGAATCGGATCTACCTTCCGCTCGAGGATCTGCGACGCTTTGGCGTGCGCGAGGAAGAGATCCGCGATGGCCACAACAGCTCCACCTTCCGCGAGATGATGCGCTTCGAAGTTGGGCGCGCGCGGGAGTGGTTTGCCCAGGGCCTGCCGCTGCCGTCGAAGATCAGTCGTGACCTCGCGCTCGACATCGAACTCTTCAGTCGCGGTGGATTGGAAATCCTGAACGCCATTGAAAGGCAGGACTACGCAGTGTTAGGCCGCCGTCCTGCCATCTCCAAGACTCGCAAGGTGGCCCTCGTTTTGCGCGCCGCGCTGGGGAAGGTATTATGA
- a CDS encoding zinc-binding dehydrogenase — MTAAVLYGKEDIKIERVPIPRVGDGEVLVKVQVALTCGTDLKVYQRGYHARMIVPPALFGHELAGTIEDLGPGVRGFKKGMRVVALNSAPCGLCFYCSKHQGNLCEDLLFNNGAYAEYIRIPRRIVETNMLVVPAKVSFEDAAMTEPLACVLRGLHETGVEIGDTVTVIGGGPIGLMFVQVAKAIGCNVISVVKRDSQVSLARRKGAQEVVQLGTNVDPIEAVRNLTAEKRGSDVVIEAVGRPEAWEWAVQMVRKGGTVNFFGGCAAGTKVQLDTNRLHYSEITLKATFHHTPETVRRAFGLIVERKVRGTDYITGEAPLSRLHDVLRHMLNRNGDIKTAIIPGH; from the coding sequence ATGACGGCGGCCGTCCTCTACGGCAAAGAAGACATCAAGATCGAACGAGTACCCATCCCGCGCGTGGGCGACGGCGAAGTACTTGTGAAAGTTCAGGTCGCACTCACCTGCGGCACCGATCTTAAGGTCTATCAGCGCGGCTATCACGCGCGCATGATCGTGCCTCCAGCTCTGTTTGGACACGAACTCGCCGGAACCATCGAAGATCTCGGCCCGGGAGTGCGCGGCTTCAAGAAGGGCATGCGCGTCGTCGCCCTCAACTCCGCTCCCTGCGGTCTCTGTTTCTATTGCTCCAAGCATCAGGGCAATCTCTGCGAAGACCTGCTCTTCAATAACGGCGCATACGCTGAGTACATCCGCATTCCTCGCCGGATCGTTGAAACCAACATGCTCGTCGTTCCCGCCAAGGTCAGCTTCGAAGATGCGGCCATGACCGAACCGCTGGCCTGCGTGTTGCGCGGCCTGCATGAGACGGGCGTAGAAATTGGCGACACTGTCACCGTCATTGGCGGCGGCCCGATCGGGCTCATGTTTGTGCAAGTCGCCAAGGCGATTGGCTGCAACGTGATCTCCGTAGTCAAACGCGATTCGCAGGTGTCTCTCGCTCGCCGCAAAGGCGCACAGGAAGTGGTTCAGCTTGGAACGAACGTGGATCCCATCGAAGCAGTCCGAAACCTGACTGCAGAGAAGCGAGGTTCCGATGTCGTGATCGAAGCAGTCGGGCGTCCCGAAGCCTGGGAATGGGCCGTGCAGATGGTGCGCAAGGGCGGTACCGTCAACTTCTTCGGAGGCTGCGCTGCGGGAACCAAAGTACAACTCGACACCAACCGCTTGCACTATTCCGAGATCACTCTGAAAGCCACGTTCCATCACACTCCGGAAACCGTTCGCCGGGCATTTGGATTGATCGTCGAGAGGAAAGTCCGCGGCACCGACTACATCACGGGTGAAGCCCCGCTTTCCCGTCTGCATGACGTGCTTCGTCACATGCTGAATCGCAACGGCGATATCAAGACCGCGATCATTCCCGGACACTAG